The segment TACCCGTCGGCAGGGGTCGGCGATTACATCTTCGCATCGGTGAAGAAGGGAACGCCCGAGATGAGGCGTCAGATCGTGAACGCCGTGGTCATCCGCCAGAGGCGGCCCTACAGGCGCCCCGACGGAACGGTCGTCCAGTTCGAGGACAACGCGGCCGTGATCGTGGCCGAGAACGGCGACACGAAGGGAACGGACATCAAGGGCCCCGTGGCCCGTGAAGCGGCGGAGCGGTGGCCGCGTATCGCAGCGACCGCGAGCATGATCGTTTAGGTGAGAACATGAGCATACAGCCGAGAAAGGAGAGAAAGACGCTCTACAACAACCCGGGCCACCGCAGGCACAAGCGCCTCTCAGCGCCGCTGGCGGAGCAGCTCATGCTCAAGTACGAGACCCGCTCGATGCCGCTAGTCAAGGGCGACACGGTGAAAGTCGCGCGAGGCGA is part of the Euryarchaeota archaeon genome and harbors:
- a CDS encoding 50S ribosomal protein L14, with translation MKAIPARITKGLPVGARLECADNSGAKVVQIIAVPRSGGHHRRYPSAGVGDYIFASVKKGTPEMRRQIVNAVVIRQRRPYRRPDGTVVQFEDNAAVIVAENGDTKGTDIKGPVAREAAERWPRIAATASMIV